cccacccggcgcgatccactagcccaccagggagcattcacatgtttcTTTAGACGcccctgtcagctttgacagcggcgatctaaagggttaatagacagTCACGGTGAtcactgcatgctggctattagcggcggcccccagctactgaaaacagctgggggctgcagagtatggagagggtacgagtccggagcccactcaatacacccctctgagcgccaCCGTGCTCGTCGGGGGCTttcaggtctggccctgcttgcccgaagcagggctaaggaaCTGAAAGATTCATCTGCCCGgtacccggaactgcatgtcctgagCGTCGgtcgataggaattccacatccctgaattaTACATTACACATGAATCATATCTTATTCCACTAAGTTTTTTCTAAATGTGAAGGGCGACTTCTATGAAACGTCCCAGATGTTGCAGGTTTGGTGTAGATGTTTGCCATATGTTTTGGACTTGTCCTCCGATTGCTATATTCTGATATGTGGTAAGTAAATTTTGAGCACTCTTATTTTACTAGTCCCTTGTACCCCTGAAATATGCCTGATTAGACCAATCATGAAAATATTAAGAAAGATCCTTGCATTGGTATAGCCAAATACCAAATTAACTATGTATTACCATTGATAAACTCTGTAACAACTCAAATGTATTTTAGCACAGAGAATCCAGTGTAGTTCTCTACTTGCAAACTATTCACCTTCAAGATTGTATACTGCAATATCCAGGCGactttgaggaggaggaggagatggaaccATTATATGGTCACTGCTTGTGGCACTGGTTAGGGATGAGGAcataattatgtttatttttctttttcttttaaaacgGGTCACTGGGTATGGAATTATACCACTTTTCTTCCATTGTCTTGTCCTACAATTTTCAATGTTCAATGGTTTAGTTTGCACTAAATACGTACTTATAAACAGTGTTCTTGTTTACATTATTCACTGACTAACTTCATCACACCACCACAATATGAGATGGAGCGTGTGGAGCATGAATGAAAATGAAATCCCATCCCACTTTCCCCTCCCTATTAAGCAATAAATACAGATGTACAGTAGTCTTAAGAGTGAGAGATCGGGTAACAATGATTAGGAATCTGTAAACAGTGTCTTACCTGGCTGAcctttccccagcaggtgtggtGATGGCTTCATATCAGCTCTGGTCTCCATGGACATCATTGGATGAGAGCTTGCAATGGATTAGACGTGCCACTCCTAGACCCTGCAGCAGACATCCCCTCCCAGCACATACTCTATATGTGAACAGCTATGAGTTATGGATGAAGCCAGGGCGAAAAGGTGCAGCGGCTGACAGAGATCGATACACGGGAATCATAGCACCTCAGCCACTTCCTCTCCGGGGCCTCGATGTTGTCTTTGGCAGATTCCTCACTGCTCAGCCTCCCATGCGGTGCAGCTCTCTCTGCATATCTGATAACTCAGCATTTTTAAGAGTCATCAGCAGTGAACAGGAACAACTGCCTTTAGGATTCAAGGAAACTAACATAACAAGAGCCATCCACATATATAAACAGCTGTTGTTTGCCATCCTCCTACTCTATACAATTCACACAAATTGTGCCTTTAAAATACATCACTCTTAAGGTATAACTCTAATTAAAATATCAGCTGTGAAGCCCCTTGCTTGTGTCTAAACATATGACTGATGTATATAGGACTTTCCCCATGGACCTCATTTTACTTATAAGGGCCACAGCACAGACATGTAAATAtagtagccctgatttactaagagtgtgaggtttatctctgagtgtttcttcatttactccttgtatttttctccctgatttactaatgtgtcacatGGGAAAACAAATTGTGTCACACAggttggaaattgtgtcgcacggtaaattgtatatatgcccccagcacagcgctatcatatacccaccgcagcgcatgtgtgtatatatatatatatatatatatatatgtcccccgcacagcgctatcatattcccccagcagcgcatgtaatatatgccccccgcacagcgctatcatatgccccaagcagcgcatgttatatatgccccccgcacagcgctatcataagctcccggtagcgctataaatgacaagcattttattagcagagcatctctccggGAAGCCGCTGACCGATGCTCTGCTTGtcagtgatagcgcttcagaggcatatgtgtatagaagcgaagtggggaccagacatatagctttatctggtccccacttcgcttctatacacagtccTCCTCAGTCCaaccaccacagctgccccatcgcctcccccatccccggtgtcataattacctgttcccgaggtccgcaatccttctggctccggcgcttttgctgtgcgctgtcactgtgcgcactgacgtcgcgctggggacgtcactcgtcattgcgcatcgcaagcgcacagcaacagcacaggagccagaaggatcatggaccttgggaacaggtaattataacaccgggctttggggaggcaatggggcagctgtggtggttGGATTGAGGAggactgtgtatagaagcgaagtggggaccagataacgctatacatttggtccccacttcgcttctacacacatatgcctctgaagcgctatcttTGACAAGcagagcattagcagagcatcagTCATCGGCTTCccggagagatgctctgctaataaaatgcttgcaaatgatagcgctaccgggagcttatgatagcgctgtgcggggggcatatataacatgcgctgctgtgGGCATATGATAGTGCTGAgcgggggaaatatatataatacgctgctgggggcatatgatagcactgtgcgggggacatatataacatgtgctgctgggggcatatgaatGCGCGGCGGGGGACAAGATATAAAGAAGCTGTGGGGAGCCAGACATATACAaaacccccagcgattctatatatctttccccaccgcagctcttctatttgagaaccccgcagggatccctgaatgactcctcagtaccggccattcagggatcctggCGGGGAATAttcaaatgaaagtaaaatacatcatacattgctggggaggggaccatgccgcccgctcccctgcttaaatgggcactgtcatgaaataaaaaaattgatatgttgtagtacttaagtactacaacatatctctaatatagtttaattaaaaaaagtgattttaaaccagtttaaaatcacttttaaattcggccactaggggtcgccctcctagtggccgaatgcattcggcagtgacgtcactacagaatttcgtctcatttgagcctggcaaatgagtcgaaattccagtcactgcggtgctcgctcccgcctgtcaatcaaacaggcgagagcgagcacagtgaaatccagggctgcgcattggctccctggactctcAACACTGGCTGCCTCcttgctgcatattctccctgcagcagggaggcacatggctcttacctctccttacagccccggctccagtggggatacgctgctccttgcagctgtgtcctgtcattgccggggggagcgcgttatatggagcaacaagtgtatgcccggcttcctgtcatgctcctacactctggtaactctctctatggtaTTTAATAACTTTTCATCGGATCGGGTTTCAGAAGTGAGACCCtttgcccctgtactactaccaacatggaacagaccctgttccatgatgggtgtaggATTTAGTCAGTTTGGAgtcatttcccgacagctcagagctgtcgggttttggtgaagaaaaattcacaggttttcctgtgagtttttcatcatactccgagtgtttttttcttttttgtcgggaacacgcccctttttgtgataaccacgcccattttgacgggtttaaaaaacactcggagtgattatatattttgtcgggttgtgcaaccaaatttgtgtcgcatgggctatgagacacaaatttggtcgcacaacccgacaaaaagtcgggttgacattagtaacTGAGGGCCAGTGTGTACATGATGACCATTTCAGACTATGCATTCCTACATAAGCAAGTTGTTGTGCGCTGTGTGTTCAGACACCTAACATTGGCAACTTTTTCAGCAATTTGTGCTATAGTATTGCTTATATGGAATTCAACCAGATGGGCTAGTCTTCACTCATCACATGCATCATGAGCCTTGGGTTTCCTTGACCACTTTGCCTGTTTATGCACTATGGTCCAGATTTACCAGCCTGTGTCAGAAAACAAAACGTATgatgtgcccatagcaaccaatcatatcttagctttcattttaccatagcaATTTGAAAAACAAAAGCTGATTggtaattggttgttatggacaaatcAGATAATTTTTGTCTCagactgataaatctgggcatACATCCATATGCATGAAAATCTTCCTATATGTGACACACACAAGCTCCCCACTGTATTCCAGGCACCTTTACTCTAATTAGTCAtaattttttcaccatttttgcaTATAAACTCTTTATTGTGATGACAGGAAGTTGGTAACAAACATAATGGACTCACTACAGTCTACACAGCACATGGCAGCAGAACCACCAAAGTAATGAAACCTAAGCATTTTAATGTTTCCTTATACACAACAACCACACATTATCCCAGGATCTATAGTGAGCAGTGAACAAAATGTGCTTCAGTCTCTTGCCACATATCaactatatacataaatacactgTATAATGTTCTGCCATTGAGGGAGGGGTGGCTTACAAACTAAAAAGCTCAATCAGactcttcatcttcatcttcctgCTCCTGGTCACTTCCTTTGCTTTCATCTTCCTACAAAGTCAAAACACATGCTATCTATagtactgtacagtgtatatcaTCCCCTAGCAGAGAATCAGCTTATTTAGTGCACTTTAACCAACACTTTCTCAAGGCATAGCAGTAAGGAACGAAGGGAAGATTTGTCAAATCCTGCACAGATGAAAAGCTtaccagtagcccatagcaaccaatcagattgcttctttatttttaagAGGGCTCTGGTCCAGCCCCCTGAAATGAAGAGAATGACAAATTGCTGTTCACTAAAAAAAGGGGCTCAAAAACATCAATGAGCGTACTAAAATGGGTTAATCTAACAAAATTAGGCaggtttttaaaaatcttttaaaaTGACAGGTATGTTTTGACACATATATCGTACTGTGACTCCTAAAACCATAGGTTTCATGTTTATCGACCTATTTTGCCATATGAATAATCCCCcactcattatatatatatatatatatatatatatatatacacacacatatacacacacacactgttccGCTGGCTCTACCTTTCCACTCAGGTAATGCACATAACAGTAAGCTATGCTGCTATACTGCACCTGTTCTTCTTCTGGTTCCTCTGCAGGAAGTTGTGACCCTTGATCCTCTTCTGTTTCACTGTCCTGTGACTTCTGTGATAATATCTCCTCCCCCTGAAAAATGTAATACCTACAGATTACAGTCTACAGAGTCACATGTGCTACAAAGATAAGACAACACGAGTATCAGAAAAGTGAGCCATTACTCTTTGTGTACAAGGGACCCAGACTCAAATCTCCTGTACATTGTTG
The sequence above is a segment of the Hyla sarda isolate aHylSar1 chromosome 6, aHylSar1.hap1, whole genome shotgun sequence genome. Coding sequences within it:
- the FANCD2OS gene encoding FANCD2 opposite strand protein, giving the protein MASYQLWSPWTSLDESLQWIRRATPRPCSRHPLPAHTLYVNSYELWMKPGRKGAAADRDRYTGIIAPQPLPLRGLDVVFGRFLTAQPPMRCSSLCISDNSAFLRVISSEQEQLPLGFKETNITRAIHIYKQLLFAILLLYTIHTNCAFKIHHS